A single region of the Gossypium arboreum isolate Shixiya-1 chromosome 12, ASM2569848v2, whole genome shotgun sequence genome encodes:
- the LOC108477784 gene encoding basic leucine zipper 4-like — translation MLSTVPAIISSNPMMESDPFPSLQSAWDCSQLFSTTQSVGPARSGSASTELNQTQTQTQTHSNSGLDESNKTLSIIDERKRRRMISNRESARRSRMRKQKHLENLRNQANRLRIENRELTYRLRFLLYHCHRVRTDNDRLRSESTLLRQKLSDMHQNLLFKQLQQFSSAWPCNNVTVMSEQIPPPLII, via the coding sequence ATGTTGTCCACTGTTCCGGCCATTATTTCCTCCAATCCCATGATGGAAAGTGATCCATTTCCCTCTCTCCAAAGCGCTTGGGATTGCTCCCAACTTTTTTCCACTACCCAATCAGTAGGACCCGCTCGGTCCGGTTCCGCTTCGACTGAACTGAACCAAACCCAAACCCAAACCCAAACTCACTCCAATTCCGGTTTGGACGAATCAAACAAAACGCTTTCCATCATCGATGAACGAAAGAGAAGACGCATGATATCGAACCGGGAATCGGCCAGGAGGTCACGGATGCGTAAACAGAAGCATTTAGAAAACCTAAGGAACCAGGCGAACCGGCTTAGAATCGAGAACCGAGAACTGACTTACCGTTTGAGGTTCCTTTTGTACCACTGTCATCGTGTAAGGACTGACAACGACCGCCTCCGATCCGAGTCCACTCTGCTCCGACAAAAATTGTCGGACATGCATCAAAATTTGCTATTCAAGCAGCTGCAGCAGTTTTCATCTGCATGGCCATGCAATAATGTGACTGTCATGTCCGAACAAATTCCACCACCATTAATCATCTAA